The Polyangium mundeleinium genome contains the following window.
GCTCGATGGCGGTGCTCCGCCTTTGCCGCAAGCAAGAGCCCGGCGCGAAGAGCGTGATCTGAGGGATGACCATGATGCAGATGGATGCGACCGACAAGGCGCCCCCAGAGGGCCCGAAGGCCGCCGGAGCGGACCCGGCCGAGGGGCTTTACGAGACGATCCTCGCGGGCGCGCGCGTGCCCGGTGCGACCTATCGGGTCCAGTTGAACCAAGCATTCACGTTCCAGGACGCCGCGGCCATCGTGGAGTACCTCGACCTGCTCGGGGTGACGGATCTTTATGCGTCACCCTTCTTCAAGGCGCGGCCGGGCAGCATGCACGGCTACGACCTCGTCGATCACAACAGCCTGAATCCCGAGATCGGCACGAGCGCCGATTTCGACGCCCTCCACGCGCGGCTCGTGGAACGCGGGATGGGGTTGCTGCTCGATTTCGTGCCGAACCACATGGGGGTCCACACGGCGGAGAACGCCTGGTGGATGGACGTGCTCGAAAATGGGCCGAGCTCGCTTTATGCGCCGTTCTTCGACATCGACTGGCACCCGCTGAAGAGCGAGCTCGAACGGCGGGTGCTCCTGCCGGTGCTCGGCGAGCATTACGGCAAGGTGCTGGAGAACGGCGACCTCCAGCTCTCATTTGAGCACGGCGCGTTCTTCGTGCGTTGTTATGGCAATCCCCTGCCGCTCTCCCCGCGGACGTTCCCGCTCATCCTGGAGCCCATCGTGCCATCGCTCACCCGCGCGCTCGGCGAGGAAGATGATGCGGTGCTCGAGCTCATGAGCATCCTCACGGGCCTTGGGCACCTGCCGCCGCAGGGCGAGACGCATCGGTCGAAGGTGATCGAGCGCCGGCGCGAGAAGGAGATCCTCAAGCGGCGGCTCGCAGCCCTCGTCGCCGAGTCGCCCGCGGTCGCGCAGGCCATCGAGGAGCGGATCCGCGTGATGAACGGGCAAAAGGGTGAGCCGCGGAGCTTCGACGCGCTCGACACGCTCCTCGAAAACCAGGCCTACCGGCTGAGCTACTGGCGCGTGGCCGCGGAGGAGATCAATTACCGTCGTTTCTTCGACATCAACGATCTCGGGGCGATCCGCATGGAAAACCCCGCGGTGTTCGAGGCGGCGCACCGGCTCCTGCTCCAGCTCATGGACGAGGGGAAGGTCACGGGGCTCCGGATCGATCACCCGGACGGCCTATGGGCACCCTCCACGTATTTCTGCCGGCTCCAGCGTACGTTTTTTCTTCACCGCGCGCGCCGCGCGCTCGCGGGGGCCGAGGACGGCAAGGGCGCGGCGGCGGCGTTGCAATCGCTCCTCCTGGGCCGCTTCGATCGCGACGCGGAGAAACGCCCGGAGGATCCGCCGCGGCCCCTTTACATCGCCGTGGAGAAGATCCTCTCGCGCAGCGAGGAGCTGCCGCGTGATTGGGCGGTCCAGGGGACGAGCGGCTACGATTTCGCCGCGCTCGCCTCCGCGCTCTTCGTGGATCGGAGCGCCGAGCGGACGATCACCTCCATCTACGAGGGATTTACGGGGTTGCACCTCGACTTCGGGACGCTCGCGTACCAGAAAAAGAAGGTCATCCTGGAGAGCTCGCTCGCGAGCGAGCTCAACGTCCTCGCGAGCGCGCTCAACCGCATCTCCGAGCGGGATCGGCATACCCGCGATTTCACGCTCGGCACGCTCACGGACGCGCTGCGCGAGGTCATCGCGTGTTTCCCGGTGTACCGGACGTACCTCCACGAGGGCACGACGAGCGTGGCGCCGCGCGACGCCGCGGCCATTCGCGCGGCCTTGCGGGCGGCGCGGCGGCGCAATCCCACGACGGACGCCTCGGTGTACACGTTCCTCGGCGGAATCCTCCTCCTCGAACGCCCGCCGCACCTCGCCGAGCAGGAGCTCGCGAGCCGCCGCGACTTCGTGATGCGATTCCAGCAGCTCACGGGCCCCGTGACCGCGAAGGGGCTGGAGGACACGGCGTTTTACGTGTACAACCGCCTGGTCTCGCTCAACGAGGTCGGCGGCGAGCCGGAGCGGTTCGGGATTGGCGTGGACGAGATGCACCGCGGGAACGAGGCCCGGCAGCGGCTCTGGCCCTCGTCGATGCTCACCACCACGACACACGACACGAAGCGGAGCGAGGACGTCCGCGCCCGGATCCACGTGCTCTCCGAGCT
Protein-coding sequences here:
- the treY gene encoding malto-oligosyltrehalose synthase, translated to MMQMDATDKAPPEGPKAAGADPAEGLYETILAGARVPGATYRVQLNQAFTFQDAAAIVEYLDLLGVTDLYASPFFKARPGSMHGYDLVDHNSLNPEIGTSADFDALHARLVERGMGLLLDFVPNHMGVHTAENAWWMDVLENGPSSLYAPFFDIDWHPLKSELERRVLLPVLGEHYGKVLENGDLQLSFEHGAFFVRCYGNPLPLSPRTFPLILEPIVPSLTRALGEEDDAVLELMSILTGLGHLPPQGETHRSKVIERRREKEILKRRLAALVAESPAVAQAIEERIRVMNGQKGEPRSFDALDTLLENQAYRLSYWRVAAEEINYRRFFDINDLGAIRMENPAVFEAAHRLLLQLMDEGKVTGLRIDHPDGLWAPSTYFCRLQRTFFLHRARRALAGAEDGKGAAAALQSLLLGRFDRDAEKRPEDPPRPLYIAVEKILSRSEELPRDWAVQGTSGYDFAALASALFVDRSAERTITSIYEGFTGLHLDFGTLAYQKKKVILESSLASELNVLASALNRISERDRHTRDFTLGTLTDALREVIACFPVYRTYLHEGTTSVAPRDAAAIRAALRAARRRNPTTDASVYTFLGGILLLERPPHLAEQELASRRDFVMRFQQLTGPVTAKGLEDTAFYVYNRLVSLNEVGGEPERFGIGVDEMHRGNEARQRLWPSSMLTTTTHDTKRSEDVRARIHVLSELPSDWAGTLYRLAEATAPFREELEGISAPDRNEEYLYYQTLLGTWPFGAESASPVYVERLVDYMRKATKEAKVNTSWINADPTYDAAVEHFVRTTLADGPETRAFREALLPLARTVAYHGMWGSLAQLLLKLTSPGVPDIYQGNELWDFSLVDPDNRSPSISECAGRSSRTSRRSGARPHPGRRSRGRSSRMRVTAASSSTSRGSPSKRGERRARSSGRRALTCRSGPRGPPRITWWRSRGGPGTRRSSS